The following proteins are encoded in a genomic region of Andreesenia angusta:
- a CDS encoding heavy metal translocating P-type ATPase: protein MKTKLNIEGMNCSACSSRIERVLSEKDSIQRAVVNLTTSKAIVEHDERETAQTLIAQIEELGFKAFEEEEGRDFEKEKREKEVKTLKWQLAISAALTLPLFLAMFFHMAGIHTILSNGYFQLALATPVQFAIGQRFYRGAYHSIKGGGANMDALIAMGTSAAYFYSLYHVIVDIPVYYFEASAMIITLILLGKLLETIAKGRTSEAIKKLMGLKAKTARVIRDGAELELDIDEVVIGDRIVVRPGEKISVDGKVVEGNSSVDESMLTGESMPVGKVEGDGVIGGTINKNGRIVFVAEKIGKDTAISQIIRLVEEAQESKAPVQRLADRISGIFVPTVMGIALVTFVVWFAITRDMNSSLIPAVAVLVIACPCALGLATPTAIMVGTGRGAENGILIKGGEHLEEAHKLDAIVLDKTGTITKGMPELTDVQAVGIEESKLLQLVASAENASEHPLGEAIVKGAVQRGIELLDVESFDSITGKGIAATISGQEVLVGNRALMSDRKIAAGEVYSMMEEYERSGKTAMIVAVDGVLSGVVAVADTVKEHSAEAIAKLKDMGIAVYMITGDNERTAQAIAAQVGVENVLAEVLPEHKAEEVEKLKAEGKHVGMVGDGINDAPALASANVGFAIGTGTDIAIEAGDITLIKGDLRDIPKAISLSKKTMKTVRQNLFWAFIYNTLGIPVAALGFLNPMIAGAAMAFSSVSVLANSLRLKKYEL, encoded by the coding sequence TTGAAGACAAAACTAAACATAGAGGGGATGAACTGCTCGGCTTGCTCTTCTAGGATAGAGCGGGTGCTTTCGGAAAAAGACAGCATACAGCGGGCTGTAGTGAATCTAACTACCTCTAAGGCCATAGTGGAGCATGACGAAAGAGAGACGGCCCAGACGCTTATAGCGCAGATAGAGGAGCTTGGGTTCAAGGCCTTTGAAGAAGAAGAGGGCAGGGATTTCGAGAAAGAGAAGAGGGAGAAGGAAGTCAAGACGCTTAAATGGCAGCTGGCTATATCGGCAGCGCTTACACTTCCACTGTTTCTGGCCATGTTCTTCCATATGGCGGGCATCCACACCATACTCAGCAACGGGTACTTCCAGCTTGCGCTTGCAACGCCGGTGCAGTTTGCAATAGGACAGAGGTTCTACAGAGGGGCCTACCACTCCATAAAGGGTGGAGGCGCAAATATGGACGCCCTTATAGCCATGGGGACTTCGGCGGCGTATTTTTACAGTTTATACCACGTGATAGTGGACATACCTGTGTACTACTTTGAGGCTTCGGCCATGATAATAACGCTTATACTGCTCGGAAAGCTGCTGGAGACTATAGCCAAAGGCAGGACTTCGGAGGCCATAAAGAAGCTTATGGGGCTTAAGGCCAAGACTGCAAGGGTGATTCGAGACGGAGCCGAGCTCGAGCTAGACATAGACGAAGTCGTGATAGGGGACAGGATAGTCGTAAGGCCTGGAGAGAAGATATCTGTAGACGGCAAGGTGGTTGAAGGGAACTCCTCTGTGGACGAATCCATGCTGACAGGAGAGAGCATGCCTGTTGGAAAAGTGGAAGGTGACGGGGTTATAGGCGGAACTATAAACAAGAACGGAAGAATAGTGTTTGTGGCAGAGAAGATAGGAAAAGACACTGCCATCTCGCAGATAATAAGACTTGTGGAAGAGGCGCAGGAGTCCAAGGCTCCGGTGCAGAGGCTGGCAGACAGAATATCTGGAATTTTTGTGCCTACAGTAATGGGAATAGCGCTTGTGACTTTCGTAGTCTGGTTCGCCATCACAAGAGATATGAACAGCTCGCTTATACCGGCGGTGGCTGTGCTTGTAATAGCCTGCCCTTGCGCACTGGGGCTTGCAACCCCTACTGCCATAATGGTCGGCACAGGCAGAGGAGCCGAGAACGGCATACTGATAAAAGGCGGAGAGCACCTTGAAGAAGCCCACAAGCTAGACGCAATAGTGCTAGACAAGACAGGCACCATCACAAAGGGAATGCCTGAGCTTACGGATGTTCAGGCGGTTGGAATAGAGGAAAGCAAGCTGCTCCAGCTAGTAGCTTCTGCGGAAAACGCATCAGAGCATCCGCTTGGAGAGGCCATAGTGAAAGGAGCGGTTCAAAGAGGAATAGAGCTGCTCGATGTTGAGAGCTTTGACAGCATAACAGGAAAAGGAATAGCGGCAACTATCTCTGGGCAGGAAGTGCTGGTTGGAAACAGGGCCCTTATGTCGGACAGGAAAATCGCCGCAGGCGAGGTCTACAGCATGATGGAGGAGTATGAACGCAGCGGGAAAACCGCCATGATAGTCGCCGTGGATGGAGTGCTTTCAGGAGTGGTCGCAGTGGCAGACACGGTCAAAGAACACTCGGCTGAGGCCATTGCAAAGCTGAAGGATATGGGAATAGCGGTATATATGATTACAGGAGACAATGAGAGAACAGCTCAGGCGATAGCTGCGCAAGTAGGAGTAGAAAACGTGCTTGCAGAAGTGCTCCCAGAGCACAAGGCCGAAGAAGTGGAGAAGTTGAAAGCCGAAGGGAAACATGTGGGCATGGTAGGAGACGGTATAAACGACGCTCCTGCGCTTGCAAGCGCTAATGTGGGATTTGCGATAGGGACAGGCACAGACATAGCTATAGAAGCTGGAGACATCACGCTTATAAAGGGAGACTTAAGGGATATCCCGAAGGCCATATCGCTCAGCAAGAAGACTATGAAGACAGTGAGGCAGAACCTCTTCTGGGCCTTTATATACAACACCCTTGGAATACCGGTGGCAGCACTTGGATTCCTGAATCCGATGATAGCGGGGGCCGCCATGGCTTTCAGCTCTGTATCGGTTCTTGCGAACTCGCTTAGGCTTAAAAAATACGAACTTTAG
- a CDS encoding copper amine oxidase N-terminal domain-containing protein, whose translation MKKLILRRAVASAFVLISLAQPLAIAEVDIAMSSDHSEAPVSKDYTDLTTKELAKGMVNNYINQFENSHFNEAISLGNRTTFSNALDGIDVEHDPDLNSGRDEGDKVEALYYPAFLYLDPVMKFEKDISVPSNYENYGIMQTLWHETIHRLEDINGDFKSPNRDDKAYQERNVEYMQNVVMAIKYFESLEKKAAAGATDAELEAVWDTMLKRYEEAMNIMSAAKFKPDLAKLKEWTGWDVNPEKVLDHYASGAATDRLRDFAKYYKTKHGGGAKSSGIFPVSGDFNGMIIDYSISGVDATTMEDVGGFMTSRALDGYISGNQVTVSGTASMGGGYGANLTVTVQTSTDTKEYKSYIKSGYPGFNKDNFNITLPITSKDKYVNISIRMDGEYSMGGGWRGLMVSGSFESKNVIDNTRPDVIPPDQRRYPIGIPGLDFANNPPPALYANREIKLPIGSLKPTINGIEVETDQPAFISGGRTFIPLRFVAESIGAQVDYIPNFEGWKAIVISGAQDYREDYIVLFLGSKTAYHNGVEKTLDVAPFAANGRTFVPLRFIAETLGAEVGWDQPTFTATVIK comes from the coding sequence TTGAAGAAGCTAATTTTAAGGAGAGCTGTTGCATCAGCGTTTGTATTGATCTCTTTGGCGCAGCCGCTGGCAATCGCCGAAGTGGATATAGCTATGTCCAGCGATCATTCGGAGGCTCCTGTATCCAAAGACTACACAGACTTGACTACAAAGGAACTGGCCAAGGGTATGGTGAACAACTATATAAACCAGTTCGAAAACTCGCATTTCAACGAAGCCATCTCGCTCGGCAACAGGACCACCTTTTCCAACGCGCTTGACGGAATAGATGTAGAGCACGACCCCGACTTGAACTCAGGTCGAGATGAGGGCGACAAGGTTGAGGCGCTTTACTACCCTGCCTTCTTGTACCTTGACCCTGTGATGAAGTTTGAAAAGGACATATCTGTGCCCTCCAACTACGAAAACTACGGCATAATGCAGACGCTCTGGCACGAGACTATCCACAGGCTAGAGGACATAAACGGCGACTTCAAATCTCCGAACAGAGACGACAAGGCCTACCAGGAGAGAAACGTGGAGTATATGCAAAACGTCGTCATGGCCATAAAGTACTTTGAGTCGCTTGAGAAAAAAGCCGCTGCTGGTGCGACAGACGCAGAACTAGAAGCTGTATGGGACACCATGCTTAAGCGATACGAAGAAGCCATGAACATAATGAGCGCCGCCAAGTTCAAGCCTGACCTGGCCAAGCTTAAAGAGTGGACAGGCTGGGATGTGAATCCTGAAAAGGTTCTGGACCACTATGCAAGTGGTGCGGCTACAGACAGGCTTCGCGACTTCGCCAAGTACTACAAGACAAAGCACGGCGGTGGCGCTAAATCATCTGGTATCTTCCCTGTAAGCGGGGACTTCAACGGGATGATCATAGACTACTCTATATCCGGTGTGGATGCGACCACAATGGAAGACGTGGGAGGCTTTATGACCTCTAGAGCGCTAGACGGGTATATCTCGGGTAATCAGGTGACTGTATCAGGTACTGCCAGCATGGGCGGGGGATACGGAGCCAATCTGACCGTTACAGTGCAGACAAGCACAGATACAAAAGAGTACAAATCGTATATAAAGAGCGGTTATCCTGGGTTTAACAAAGACAATTTCAACATAACTTTGCCTATAACTTCAAAAGACAAGTATGTGAATATCAGCATAAGAATGGACGGGGAGTACAGCATGGGTGGTGGCTGGAGGGGCCTTATGGTGTCTGGAAGCTTTGAGTCTAAGAACGTGATAGACAATACTAGGCCTGATGTAATCCCTCCAGACCAAAGACGCTACCCTATAGGTATTCCTGGACTGGACTTTGCCAACAACCCACCTCCTGCGCTATACGCAAACAGGGAGATAAAGCTTCCAATAGGAAGTCTCAAGCCCACTATAAACGGAATCGAGGTAGAGACAGATCAGCCTGCCTTTATAAGCGGCGGCAGGACCTTTATTCCGCTCAGGTTTGTGGCTGAGTCTATTGGGGCCCAGGTGGACTATATCCCAAATTTTGAGGGCTGGAAGGCTATAGTCATAAGCGGAGCACAAGACTACAGAGAGGACTATATAGTGCTCTTCCTCGGAAGCAAGACGGCCTACCACAACGGAGTCGAGAAGACTCTTGACGTAGCTCCTTTTGCTGCAAACGGAAGGACTTTCGTTCCTCTAAGGTTTATAGCGGAAACTCTAGGAGCTGAAGTAGGTTGGGACCAGCCTACATTTACAGCTACAGTCATAAAATAA